One genomic segment of Capricornis sumatraensis isolate serow.1 chromosome X, serow.2, whole genome shotgun sequence includes these proteins:
- the LOC138071927 gene encoding melanoma-associated antigen B4-like, producing the protein MAPSSPDAEPSCAGSDEGAQGPEEESAGASQAAPATQSLLIDPLTRKASMLVEFLLEIYAKKEPNSQHALLKVIGRKYRQHFPEILRRASKHMELVFGLELMEVDHSRNIYALINKLNLGDGEGLSDEKCLPKSGFLTVLLGIIFMKGKLTTGEEVWEFLSVLGVYTGRKHWIFGEPRRLITKDLVQKKYLKYRQVPNGDPPHYEFLWGPRACVVTNKMKVLEVLGKIHDTVLTSFPDL; encoded by the coding sequence ATGGCCCCTAGCTCTCCTGATGCAGAGCCTTCCTGTGCAGGATCTGATGAAggagcccagggcccagaggaggaaagtgcaggtgcctcccaggcagcccctgccACTCAGAGCCTTCTCATAGATCCTCTGACCAGGAAAGCCAGTATGCTGGTGGAGTTCCTGCTAGAGATATACGCCAAGAAGGAGCCCAACTCGCAGCATGCCCTGCTGAAGGTCATTGGCAGGAAGTATAGGCAGCACTTCCCTGAGATCCTCAGGAGAGCGTCTAAGCACATGGAGCTGGTATTTGGCCTGGAGCTGATGGAAGTCGACCATAGCAGGAACATCTATGCTCTCATCAACAAGCTCAACCTCGGGGACGGTGAAGGTCTGAGTGATGAGAAGTGTCTGCCcaagtctggtttcctcactGTGCTCCTAGGGATTATCTTCATGAAGGGCAAACTCACCACCGGGGAGGAGGTCTGGGAATTCCTCAGTGTGTTGGGGGTCTATACTGGGAGGAAGCACTggatctttggggagcccagaaggCTCATCACCAAAGATCTGGTGCAGAAGAAGTACCTGAAGTATCGACAGGTGCCCAATGGCGATCCTCCACACTACGAGTTCCTGTGGGGCCCGAGAGCTTGTGTTGTGACCAATAAGATGAAGGTGTTGGAGGTACTGGGCAAGATCCATGATACGGTCCTGACTTCCTTCCCAGACCTCTAG